AAGAGCTAACGTATGCGCACCGATGACACCGTCCAATTTGTGTTCCTCACACTCTTTCCATTTCCAGATAATGTCGTCGGAAGTGGAACGATCGATAAAAGATCTAACGTTGTCGTACAAACGGGACCACTGTGCCCTGGTTAGGTCAGCCTGTGCTTTCATCGTTCACGTGTCGCAAGACGAACATCGACTCTATTATCAGTTCTTCAGTCATGCCAGTTCGCAATTAGTGTAAGTCGGCTGATCAGTTCCAGGCGGAGCGGATGTTTTTCATGCAAAGTCTGTCTACATTTCAGAACGTATTTAGAGGGCCTGTGCACAATTTTGTATGACATTTTGAGGCCTTTCATCATCCATATCAATCATTTGGAAACATTAGCGGAAATTTGTAGCATTTTACGGGTGGAAATGATCGAGGAGCACGTTCAGCACAATCGTAAGTGGCAATTAGATCGATGGAACTTTTGCTGTTCTTATTCCACCACCGATCCAACAACCGTTTTATTGTTTCAGCTGAGTCCCTTGAAGCGTTCGGTAAAATCGCCAATCAATTACTACAGGACGTACAGGAGCGGCTCGTGTTCCGTGCTCATTTATATCTACAGTCGGACATTTTGAATTACAAGCCTTCGGCTGGAGATCTTGCCTATCccgaaaaattggaaatgatgGAGGTAAGCCAATTGCAGTCTCATTCACGTCGATGATCACGGTTTTCATTCGAACGATTCATTTTCAGAGCATTGCCATCTCGTTACAAGAACCGATTTTAAGGCGATCCGATTCACGCTCTTCCATGATATCGGTTGGTTCTGAAATTGACAGTATTACCAGTGCTGCTGAACAGCAATTGCGCGCCAGGACGGGAAGTATGAACGAGAAATCATTGAACGAACGGGacaaaaagttaatttaattgaaattactcGACTAGATTCACCAGCCGATTTGCATGGGATGTGGTATCCAACTGTTCGTCGGACATTAGTGTGTTTGTCGCGGCTGTACAGGTGCATTGATCGTCCAATATTCCAAGGATTGTCGCAGGAGGCCCTCACTTTTTGCATACAGAGCGTTTCGAATGCGGGCCAACAAATATCGGCAAAGAAAGTGAGTCACTTGCAGCACAGGCATCCAGACGACAAATTTACAATGTCCCCCCATTTCAGACAATAATCGACGGTGAACTATTCGAAATAAAGCATTTGCTGATAATTCGTGAACAAATCGCTCCGTTCCGGGTGGACTTTACGGTGAAAGAGACGAGTCTCGACTTCAGCAAAGTGAAAACAGCTGCATTCGGGCTGCTACAAAAGCGGAAGCAATTATTTGCGCTGGGAACAAACAACGCTCTGTTGGAATTCCTGTTGGACGGAACGCCACAAGTGAAAGAGCATCTGCACGATTCACGCAAAGATGTCGATCGTCAACTGAAAACCGTTTGCGAGCAATTCATTCGTGATGCAACCAAATTGCTCATCGAACCGCTGACAGTTTTTCTGGACAGAGCGCAAAATTTGCTGAAACAGCCGCAAACCGCACAGTCACCACAGTCTACGACACCAAAAATCAATTACGCCTTGCGTCAAACGCCCTGGGCCAGTCCGCAACAGATTAGTGGCATTATCCAGGAGTCTCAGCGCCTTATCAAAAGCAAATTGTCCGCATTTCAACGATCCATGCAATTGTATCTGAGCAACAGAGACACGGAATTCATTCTATTCAGACCCATTCGCAATAACATCATCGGAGCGTTCGTCAAATTGGAACAAACTTTGACCACGAACGGTTACAGCAACGATGATCTCATCATTACCAGTTGTCCAACTGCTGATCAAATTTCGTTGTTGTTATCTAGTGCTAGTGTAATGACGGACAATAGTATACTGCTGTCGCAGCAACAAACTCGTCGGATAAGTTCCGTTTCAATGGAAAGCGAGAAAGTGTCACGGAAAACGTCGGTCGAGAAGAAAGTTAGTTTTGACAGATCGGTTAGTGAAGTGgacgaaatggaaaatgttgcggaaaatgaaaatgatgttcCGAGGTAGGTTCGGGGGCGAGAggagaaattgatttgttttgctgtttacacgaaaattattttatttatccaCGCACTGCATGGTgcaatttttatattaaactgccggaataaaattaaatcaaaatgttcATGGACGTTCGTTTGTCTTTGTCTTTCATCCGCAATggaacaacatttttaaaccaaattttttttaaacgactgGTAAAACTAATTATGATTTGGTATCCTCACCTCACACATGAAGGAGCTGGACGGATATATTccatcccaacaaaaatctcttcgagaaaagtgtgacgcagtctttgaagtacaatttctaaaatgaatgatatcgctagagttgacgctttcagcttcgttacgcaaaaattaaattttacacccaattttagttcagacaagctggcttagttttctcatcatctgccaaataatttttaccaaaaaaaatttgactggaaacaacaaaaattttaccaaaaaaatctgcgttgcaaagtggcaaatgttcaggaacagaccagcaagaaaatttatctgctataattgtacttcaaagactgcgtcacacttttctcgaagagatttttgttgggatatcagtcgttttagaagttttagaacagtttataacagaaattcgaaaatttctcgaaatttgaaaattggacgaaattcgaaatattgacgaaaatcgaaaatttaacgaaattcgaaaatttaacgaaattcgaaattttgacgaaattctaaaatttgacgaaattcgaaaatttgacgaaattcgaaaatttgacgaaattcgaaaatttgacgaaaatctaaaatttaacgaaattctaaaatttgacgaaaattgaaaattggacgaaaattgaaaatttgacgaaaatcgaaaattggacgaaactCGAAatattgacgaaaatcgaaaatttaccgaaattcgaaaatttgacgaaaattgaaaatttgacgaaaattgaaaatttgacgaaaatcgaaaatttaacgaaattgtaaaatttgacgaaattcgaaaatttgacgaaaatcgaaaatttgacgaaaatcgaaaatttgacgaaaatcgaaaatttgacgaagaaagtaattctctatctgccaccattcaagaaatatctccaaaaccccaattgacccacccatttccaactttcgacatttttcacatatgcccctctgttctactagtaaaactctgagactttgccgaagaaagtaactctctatctctcataacccaaaaaaatattagtccttccatcctacgctcgagtagctcaaaatttggtcactctaatcactctagctgaaacgaatctgccccgatttttttaaattatttttttgttcgaatcgtgttacgaatacctttcatttgatgggtcgcacgcctctgaaggtttcaatacagctaagctacagccgaaaacgcgttcccgaccctcgaaaaccacactcagaaaccacttcgaggccaataaaacaaaattctggtttttcccggggtaatggcgtatcacattttcatttttatgcccaccctgaggttcctgcaaaatttcatggagattggctgactggtttccgagatcgaccgtcgatagatagatagatagaaacatacagagtaagttgaaagattttgattgtttgggaaaagtcaatttggtgtattttgtatgaaaagtgaccaatttcaaaacgatgtatctccggcaattttaagcctacatagtcgagtgatagctcgttttgctcgtatttgaagcgagaatatgatagaatatgttttgtggtgatataaaccaaagggtagaaCCTGAAATGCtcggctatatatagttgccccgtctcaaaaatgtttcttcgttctttttttggaagttagactgcgtcaagtcctccgctatcgctccggacatgattcaGAACcgattcacgccgtaagtgtgcctaaaatttgaattttaagcgaacgattcgatgaaaaagtgaaccgaaaaatacatttcaacgcttccttgtatgaaaatgacgctaacgttagaaagacctccacactttccattttgaatttcgacggCAATTACGGTGTgaattatttgggaatttctGGGAGTTATGtttggtttcttttttttattgttatcaaCCAGGCTTTATAACCATGTCTAAATACCACTGTCATCCACCAGAAGTTTATTTTCACTGTTCACGAGTGGCTTAGTAATATCCAATGGTGTTACAGCAGGTATTTTCTATCGTCTACACTTCTCCAATCTTCTACCCcctcaaatattcccaaaaaatcacaaatatttctaaaaattcccaaaattctcgaatatttccgaaatcgatttataaatattaaGCCATGATAGCTATCTATTCGCGAAGTACCAAGGCGTATTTCTATCGGCAAACTTGACGTAAATTCTTTTGGGGTTACTCCATCGGCTTAAAACAGGTCATTTTCCACtgatcgttcaaatattcaaaCGGTAGTTGCTGAGTGAAAAGACGTCTGCGTCTCTAACGAAgactttttcaattcaattcaatttttggttCAGTTCCAACAGTTCCACAGAGACAGTAGGTCCAACCAACAGTCAATGCGAATCGTATTCACATGGTATATGAATGtagaacgaagaaaaacaaGAAGTCGCATAAAAATTTCTAACATAATTGAGGTGGCTGTAGAAATTGCCAGTGAAATTTAGTTCAAAGTTAGCGGTTTTTCCGGTACACTTTTCAgggaaattttccattttccaaagAAAAGTTGTTCTAGCTATTGTAGGCATTGAGCCGACCTTTCAGAATTCATATTCAGGTACaaccataaaaaatatttagttttGACGGAGACGATTTATATCATTTTTAAGTTTGACACTAAAATCTGGTTTATTTATCGGTTCAAAACACCCAAGAGAAAATTTAGTTCGGAAAGTTTCCCCCAACCATATCCCGTCGTCAAAaatcaaacgtttttttttcgacgtAAGAACCCAGACCTTATGATTTCGTTATCATCAAGAGTGATTGATTGTAATGATAGTGACAGTGTGCACGATGCTTCTAGTATGAAACACATTTGGTCCTCTAGATCGTCTGGTATTCGAAGCATCTGCGAAAAAAGACAAATCTCTTCTATCATCGGGTACTACATCGATTGGTCTCaatcggtaaaatttccatttttgaaGATCCTTTCACTTCACAGATGATCGAAATGTAACCACCGTTGTTGGAATGTATGGACTCATaagcagtgcctatattcgcaaaaatattttcacgaattttctcaaatttttgacgattttctcaaattttcgtgaattttcgcaaaaagttttttgtgaaaatttaaaaaaatcgcgaaaatttgagaaaatttgtgaaaatattttcgcgaatatggGCACTGCTCATCAGCTTTTGGACTGATTTTACACTCACCTCAAAATACTTTGCAAATAGTATTTATGATCTTCTTTATAATCGGTTTACTGCTTACACGCACACGTGTAGATTGTAGAATGAACCATTTGGCGTAATGTGCACAAAAAGAGCACGTTGGAATAGATTGTAAGAATTGTTCTAGTCACTCCCTTAAAAATCTtcatcacatacgcgcggtgttcggatgtcaaaattacttaactagaagtttaattcaaaaattacacttcaggtttatgttgttgtctcgttttcgcttatggttgctaggaatctcgcgccgcgtcattcacaataattcacattttgacacattttgtataagaaagatgtcactttgtgagttattgtgaatgacgcggcgcgagattccctaacaccaTTATTTAACGGCAATTTACATTAAATCAGTAATATGGCACTGCAGGGGAGTCGATCTTTTGACCAATgctctgaaagaacaggttaataAGACACTCCTGAGTTGATCATGAAGGGGTGGCATTcatattttgatgattttgttaCTTTGCTTTTGAGCTCCGATATTcaaaaaaccaataatttttaaacaaattgatattttgaaaatattgttcccATGAAGTGACAGCCAACCGACTTGCTAACAGCGTCAATCAGTGTCACTACCAgatagggcgtatcgaatttttagaattttaagggccgcgatagcctgtgtgcggaaaacgtagatcattgaaaactaattccaggcatatggttgatggatccgaaggtgcccgggaagaagtccccccggacgactttaactttcaaatggtcagaactcggaaagttgagagtatttctgaaaacaatgttctagcaggatgtagagcgttaaaaactctacaaaactgccaaagaaaccgatggtccaaaaggtgtgtctgtcgaggttttctaacatcgaaagttcgacattttcgtttttgacttttatttcctgagagacaaattattaagtttagcttttggcatgaggttgtagaggaggtcgagtactaccagtacactaggcattgtcccggtcggcgatccatccgaaaccactttttcaacattaatgaatgaactttttaagtgtatccacgtcgcccacgaagccagtgcagttccataacagtagctgaactcctttacaaaatgtttgggatctcgatgtagcacattatattgacacggtataccacgaagttcaaccttttgtaaaaatatcgaaaaatgtgtatttgcaacgaaatcgacttcttactactgttcgtgggtcaaataactaattaaaacgattatttgttgtttttctcacaaatttcactttctcagattttgtagtacaaaatgtgctacaccgaattcttaaatattttgtaaaagagttcagctactgttatggaatattatgtgcacttactggccaaggttacctcgactcagcaacaccggttacattgtctgcaatggcttcgtgggcgacgtgggtacacttaaaaagtccattcaaaaatgttgaaaaagtggtttcggatggatcgccgaccgggacaatgcctagtgtactggtagtactcgacctcctctacaacctcatgccaaaagctaaagttaataatttgtctctcaggaaataaaagtcaaaaaccaaaatgtcgaactttcgatgttagaaaacctcgacagacacactttttggaccatcggtttctttggcagttttgtagagtttttaacgctctacatcctgctagaacattgttttcaaaaatactctcaactttccgagttatgaccatttgagagttaaagtcgtccggtgggacttcttcccgggcaccttcggatccatcaaccatatgcctggacttagttttcaatgatctacgttttccgcacacaggctatcgcgacccttaaaattctcaaaattcgatacgccctactacc
The DNA window shown above is from Bradysia coprophila strain Holo2 chromosome IV unlocalized genomic scaffold, BU_Bcop_v1 contig_84, whole genome shotgun sequence and carries:
- the LOC119072916 gene encoding conserved oligomeric Golgi complex subunit 3, producing MDVATVRNENANLRKIQQKLLQWDTLAPLTTNQLDFLEQLNEICDGNSKKEVDSVSPKDAAHPNRLAAMSDISSKAFERLQTETGAIESTQTFLAWYNSVDLELYEKSDELHQQYYEQLLTRSRDCDNLIEQIDLSLSSLNLLSTDYNFVSDKTSSLNTASEKLILEQRKLNEIGDEIKQRLHYFTQAEQLSQRLHSPMLSVASEIFMQTLNSIDECLLNLKSNPKFKDGPIYTVKYKQCLAKAVLVMKTYVNNIFVTATEQVLESKQTSKTDERSSDAAFAIYYGKFQASAPKAKQITSVIEERLDRNTEYEQLLSELHQGYLSQRANIMSSEVERSIKDLTLSYKRDHCALVRSACAFIVHVSQDEHRLYYQFFSHASSQLVTYLEGLCTILYDILRPFIIHINHLETLAEICSILRVEMIEEHVQHNPESLEAFGKIANQLLQDVQERLVFRAHLYLQSDILNYKPSAGDLAYPEKLEMMESIAISLQEPILRRSDSRSSMISVGSEIDSITSAAEQQLRARTGNSPADLHGMWYPTVRRTLVCLSRLYRCIDRPIFQGLSQEALTFCIQSVSNAGQQISAKKTIIDGELFEIKHLLIIREQIAPFRVDFTVKETSLDFSKVKTAAFGLLQKRKQLFALGTNNALLEFLLDGTPQVKEHLHDSRKDVDRQLKTVCEQFIRDATKLLIEPLTVFLDRAQNLLKQPQTAQSPQSTTPKINYALRQTPWASPQQISGIIQESQRLIKSKLSAFQRSMQLYLSNRDTEFILFRPIRNNIIGAFVKLEQTLTTNGYSNDDLIITSCPTADQISLLLSSASVMTDNSILLSQQQTRRISSVSMESEKVSRKTSVEKKVSFDRSVSEVDEMENVAENENDVPR